The genome window gggatcTATGCTGCACAGAgtttccctatgttgtccaggctggtctggaactacaGGGCTCCAGGGGATCCCCTGTcatagcctccccagtagctgggattacaggtgcaccaccacatcaggctactGAGTCATTTTCAATCCTGCTTAAACGTCACTCCTGAAGCCCGCTCATCTTGCTGGTTCTGAACTGTCAGACACTACCATTTACAAAGCCGCCAGCCTCTCCAGATGCATGACACAGAGAAGGCAAaacatttgcccaaggtcaccaaaCATCTGGAGCAGCTGTCCAGCTACCCTAACCTTCCACTTCCCATCACCCGCACTGGACGTGGCTCCCGTAGCTCCTAAGAGTGCCCACCAATGCTGTCTGTCCTGTTAGGATTACAGCAGTCATTGGATCAGGACAGCTGGCCCTCCCTGCAGCACATGCTAGTGTCCTGACAGAGGATGACCACAGGTAATGTCATCACATTCAGGGTTGCAGGTCAGCACTCCAGCCCATCTTCCCCCACATTCCACTCACCACTACCCTCCCCCTATCTGGGTGACCTGCACCTTCTTCCTAGTGATAGAAGATAGGAGATTTGTGATTATTTAATCTTACCCTCTATCCAACACATCTTCCTGAGATTAGAGCCCCGGTGGCTTCAAGAAGCTGGGGGCGACAGAGAAGAACCAACTCCCACACTTGGGAGATGACCATTGTGCCTGGAAGTACCTGGCCAGGGGCAGACCCCTCTTTCTCTTATCTGTGGAGCTCCCAGTCTTTCTTGTCTAACTAGGAGGCATCATGCGCTGCTCTGTTTGAGGACCTTCCTTCCCTCACCCAGCAGTAAACACCATGCCTAGGCCACCTGCTGTATCTGCTGGGGTGCACGGCTTTTCTAGGGGTGCTGGATTCACAGTGGGTGAGAGGGTCACTGAGCCTTGGGTAACAAGTTTCCCAATCCTAACACTGAATATTTGCATCCGTAAGTAATATTGTTCCCACTGCCATGTTCCTGCTGATCCAGCCCTAGCCATGGCTGAGACCCAGGGTTACAGCAGGTCTGGGCTGACACTGGCCAACCTTCACCTCCACCACTCCCAGGAGAGTCCTCTGGGTGCCCTGCAAAGGCCCAGGGTTTCCTGGCATTTCTGGCCAAGCTGCCACCTCACCATAAGGGATTTGCCGCAGGGTCACCTTCAGGCATGGAGGGTGGAGTTGAGAGAACAAAGGGAGCAGCTGTCTGTTCATagcctccttccaccctccccacTCCTGGAGTCACATTCCAGCCCAGGCCCGGGGCATCCCGAGTTGGGGGCTTTGTCACCCCACAGAGCACCCAACTAACCACATCCTCTCAGTCTGTGGGAAGGAGAACTCGCAATCCTGGCAATGAAGCCATGCTGAGCAAAGGACGAAGACACACCCAGGCTCTCTCTGCAGGATTCCATTCCTGGGAAGCTCGAGGACAGGCAACAAAGGAGTCTACAGGGCCGCATGCGGGCTGCCAGGGTGGGGTGGGCACGAAGGTGGGCTTCAGAAGCAGAAGGAAACCATCCGGGGCGAGGCAGTATCACAGGTGTGGACAAAGTGGTAACACAAGTGTATGCATTTATGAAATCCCCCAGATTGGGCACATACTATTaggcattttattgtatgtaaattctACCTCattcaaagtaatttttaaaatattacatgagTTTTCCAAGCAGTGCACAGAGGACAAGCGCTGGCAGCGTGTCTCCCAGAGGCGAGATGCAAGAGAGGCTCTTGGGCTCCCACATTCATCCTGTGGCTGCTGCTCCTTCTCCTGACACCCCCACTGCCTGTCAGGGGTCTCCCTGCCCCTTCCACCTGGACATACCCACAGTTACCGTGAGACTCCAGGTCGTTCCCTTCCCTGCTCACACCCCCTCCAGGAGCTTCCTTTTCCTGGAGCAGGCATGCCCAGCCTtgactcagggcctttgcactgactATTCCCTGCTGCCTGGGGCTTCTCAACCTTTCCAGTCTCATAGAGACTTCCCTGACCAGGGTCCAGTAGCACCCATCTCTCTCCAGCTGAGTGACTATAATTCCCTGATCTAAATTGTTGATCACCACTCTGCATCTTCCCACACACCCTAATGGCTGGGCTATGCAGTACCACAGCCACCAGCAGCCACTCGTGGCCACAGGGCACTTGAAATGGGGCTAGTCCAAAGTGACACTTGGTCTAACTGTAAAAAATACACAGGGAACTTCAagacattacacacacacaaaagaatgtaAACTAGCTCCTTAAGAATAGTTCTGATGTGTTGAagtattttggatatattagGTTAAAGTAGAAATACCAAAATTACTTTCAGCTGtatcttttaactttttcaaatgtgttttaaACTGCTCCTGGGTTTCTGTCACATCTCTGTTGGACGGCAGCTCCGCAAGTTCATGTCTATGCCTCCATTGCCCAGACTGCATGGTGCAGGGGGAAGCTGGTGACAGGTTTGTTTATTGAATAATGAGGAGTTATGAAAAGAGAACCCAGTGAACTTTACCCAAAGGTTAATTACTTTATGTTTGGCAAAGAAGTTCCCCAGAACAGGACATGGACAAGGTCATCCCGAAGCTTCTGAAGCAGCTCCCTGCTCCAGGAATTCCCAGACCATAACCACGTGCTCCTGGATGCCCCTGATATCTGaagactttaggaggccaagcccTGTATTTCTCCCTTTCCTGAGGAAATAGGTGGTCACCAGGTTCACAGCCCAGGGAGCAGCGTCACCTCTCTGGAATCCAGAGTGAGCCAAGCTTTAGAGCACTGAGGAAGAGGGGCAGGGCTgtggggaggttgcagtcaggacaggagtggggaggaggatgaggaggaggcatGGGAGGAGCGAAGGGAACttagagggggagggagggaagtggtTGGGGGTGGAAAGGGAGATAGAGACAGAAGAGGAGGggtagaaagaggaggaggagccaggggCGGGGCCAGGGAGcaggtggggttgggggacacCCAAGTAAGATAAATGCACAGCTGCCTTCTGGCCTgggcttcctgcctcagcctcctgctgctTTGCTCTCTGGGAGATCCAGTtccttgctctgtgtcccagtaGAACATGACCTGGCCCATGTACACCCCACTGCTGCTGCTGACTGCCTTGATGGTGGCCGCGGCCGGGAGTGCCTCGGCCCAATCTAGGAACTTGGCGGGTGGCATCCATGCCGCAGACCTCAATGACAAGAGTGTGCAGCGTGCCCTGGACTTCACCATCAGCGAGTACAACAAGGACATTAGTAAGGATGAGTACTACAGCCGCCCTCTGCAGGTGATGGCTGCCTACCagcaggtgcgtgctaccaccaCCCCGGGGGGCCTGAGTCCCAGCTGGGTTTGTTGCCTCACCCCCCAGAGGACTCCCAGCAAATCAACATTATCTAAACCGTAGACTCATTCAGCTTTCCCTGACTGTCTGCTGAGGGTCTTCATGCCCTAGGACACTCCCGGGCCGTGATTGCTGAGTTCAGCCCTGTCCTGTCCCCTCGGCCTCCTTTAATGTGCAGCAGCCGCTGTGTCTGTACCATGACCGTGGCATTTCCCAGGGTCCAGCAGGTGTGGATGGAGATTGTGCTGACTCTGGGTGGGCTTGGTGCAGCTCAGGATGAGATCCAGGCCGTGAGGCTCATCCTCCTGCCTGAGTCCTCTCCACAGCAACCACACAGGAACCTGGCTCCTTGTCCTGCAGAGCCCTGCTTCCCTCCGAAGTCACGCCCCTGGGCACAGCCCATTAGGGCTAGTGGCCTTCACTCTCAGGCCGGCTGACCACCCCCTACAGCCCAGGACAGCTGAGTTCCTGCTGGGGTAGAGCACGCCTGaccctgcctctgccagctgACGCAGAGCAAAATGAGGACAGCAGTCACCCAGCAGAGCGAAGGAGGCAGTTGGGTCCAGAGGGAGGGATCTTCAGCAGGGCTACCGAGCCCAGCTTGACCTACGTCCCATGGCAGAGCAGCAAACAGTGACACAGCGACCACTTGGCTATATGGCCTGCCAGCCTTTAGAGCTCCTCCACCTTCTCTTGGAAAGTCAGAGGAGTCCAGACCAGCTGCGTTTCTCCTCCTGCAGCCCTCTCCCTGCACAGGAGGGGCACTCCCTGGTGCTGTGGTCCCTGCTGGCCTGCACCTCCCTCTCAAGTGTGTCACTCACTGGGAGTGAAGCACAGAATGATGTAGATCCTTGGGCCCTGGAGCCTATTTTACAGAGCAGCAGACTGACACCGGAGGGATCCACAGGACTTGCATGTGGTTCTACAAGACTTGTATGTGGTTCCACAGGGCAAGGTCTAGCACCCTGGTCCTGGGGTCCCTCATCCCATGCTTCTCCAGTTCTGACAAGTCAGGTCTGGGGGCAGAACTGTGCAGGGAAAGCATTCAGTTCTCTTCTGAAGTTGCAACTATAAGACATGCAGATGTGTGACTCACTTTAGAAATATTGCCTCGAAAATCACACCTGGAATGGAGGCGTGTGGGAAGCAATGTTTATTGGCCTAAAACATCAACGTATGTGAGCCTCTCATCTCTTACCGAGAAATGAGGAAAATACCTCTGGGTTAAATGGCAGGAATGAGATGCTCTGTGGGCTGAATGCCAGGACCTGAAAGTTAGCCAAAATTTCATCATCAGGTAACAGCCTTCCTAGGATGGGTCCAGTATCCCTGCCCCTGAGCACAGGTAGCAGAATTCAGTTAATTTTTTGCTGTGGGAAGTAGCATTCCCTTGGTGCTTAGACCCTGCCCTGCAAGCCTGTGCCAGGACTGTTTCTTTGTCCCACCCTGGCTGGCTCCCCAGAGCTGTGACTTCTGTTCCTGAATCCAGCAAAGGGGGTTTTAGGCCCTGGCTTCCATCTGCCCTGCCCCTGCTTCTCCTCCTACTGGGCTGCATGAGACAGCTTGCTTGACATACCCAGAGAAAACAAGTTACTAGGGAGGCCCAGGACACAGTACCCCTGCCAGCCAGCAGGAGAAGGTGGATTGTGTGCCTTTTGGGTGACAGTGTGGGCAGCATGAAGCCCCAGGCAAGCCCAGTGACTCAGTCACAGTGaagtgcctgtgtgtgcatgaaaCTGACAGTGTGCTGTCCTTGCTTCCTGCTCTTCCACGCGTGTAGATCGTGGATGGGGTGAACTACTACTTCAACGTGAAG of Symphalangus syndactylus isolate Jambi chromosome 24, NHGRI_mSymSyn1-v2.1_pri, whole genome shotgun sequence contains these proteins:
- the CST5 gene encoding cystatin-D; the protein is MTWPMYTPLLLLTALMVAAAGSASAQSRNLAGGIHAADLNDKSVQRALDFTISEYNKDISKDEYYSRPLQVMAAYQQIVDGVNYYFNVKFGRTICTKSQSNLDNCPFNDQSKLKEEEFCSFQVNEVPKEDKISILNYKCREV